One part of the Lycium ferocissimum isolate CSIRO_LF1 chromosome 8, AGI_CSIRO_Lferr_CH_V1, whole genome shotgun sequence genome encodes these proteins:
- the LOC132067597 gene encoding serine/threonine-protein kinase PCRK1-like, which yields MKCFQFSKNDDENKTTKSTSGQSCASVSTDAELKGSTTSVSSDISMESLSFSCLSHKKPCNLRVFTVEELKTATRNFSRSLMIGEGGFGGVYRGVLRDRTDIAVKQLSQRGLQGHKEWVTEVNVLGVVEHPNLVKLMGYCAQDDERGIQRLLVYEFLPNRSVQDHLMSRFISPLPWETRLNIARDAARGLAYLHEGMEFQIIFRDFKSSNILLDEKWNAKLSDFGLARLGPSDGLSHVSTAVVGTVGYAAPEYIQTGRLTSKSDVWSYGVFLYELITGRRPLDRNKPKNEQKLLEWVRPHLLDLKKFELILDPRLDGYYSLKSAQKLAAIANRCLAKHPRNRPKMSEVLEMVNRVVEATEAKSPGIPIEESSAHNIEDEKFRVRCLNASRRLVEHIPRENKLLVWKLWKPKLVSSN from the exons ATGAAGTGTTTCCAGTTCTCAAAGAATGACGATGAGAACAAGACTACAAAGTCCACATCAGGGCAGTCTTGTGCCTCTGTTTCAACAGATGCTGAGCTGAAAGGATCCACTACTTCTGTGTCATCAGACATTAGCATGGAGTCCTTATCGTTTTCATGCTTGTCACATAAAAAGCCCTGCAACCTTAGAGTCTTCACAGTTGAAGAGTTGAAGACCGCCACCAGGAATTTTAGCCGATCCCTCATGATTGGAGAAGGCGGTTTTGGAGGTGTATACAGGGGCGTTTTAAGGGACAGGACTGATATCGCTGTTAAACAACTCAGCCAGAGAGGATTACAG GGGCATAAGGAATGGGTGACTGAAGTGAACGTCCTGGGTGTCGTTGAGCATCCAAATCTTGTAAAACTCATGGGCTATTGTGCACAGGATGACGAGAGAGGAATACAGCGTCTGCTGGTATATGAGTTCTTGCCCAACAGAAGTGTGCAGGATCATTTAATGAGTCGTTTTATTTCACCTTTGCCATGGGAAACAAGATTAAATATCGCCCGTGATGCTGCTCGAGGCTTGGCTTACCTTCACGAGGGAATGGAGTTTCAG ATTATCTTTAGAGATTTCAAATCATCTAACATTCTCTTGGATGAGAAATGGAATGCAAAGCTTTCCGATTTTGGCTTGGCCAGATTAGGCCCTTCTGACGGACTAAGCCATGTCTCAACAGCG GTGGTGGGAACTGTCGGATATGCTGCTCCGGAATATATACAGACTGGGCGCCTAACATCCAAGAGTGATGTATGGAGCTATGGAGTGTTTCTATATGAACTCATTACTGGCAGGCGTCCCTTGGAcagaaataaaccaaaaaacGAGCAGAAACTTCTGGAATGGGTGAGACCGCATCTTTTAGACCTGAAGAAGTTTGAACTAATTTTGGATCCTCGACTGGATGGGTACTATTCCCTTAAATCTGCTCAGAAGTTAGCTGCCATAGCTAATAGGTGTCTAGCTAAACACCCGAGAAATCGTCCCAAAATGAGTGAGGTCTTGGAGATGGTGAATCGGGTCGTGGAGGCAACTGAAGCAAAAAGTCCAGGGATCCCTATAGAAGAAAGTTCAGCCCATAACATCGAGGATGAGAAGTTCAGAGTAAGGTGTCTAAATGCAAGCAGAAGGTTGGTGGAACACATTCCTAGAGAAAACAAGTTACTGGTATGGAAATTGTGGAAGCCTAAGCTTGTCAGTTCCAATTAA